The Candidatus Endomicrobium procryptotermitis DNA window TGTCATATATTTTAAATTCCTCAGAGGATAAAATAAAAAAATCTCTTTATAAAAGCGTGCAGCGCATCGCACAAATGCTTGAAGACGGCGAAAATGAAATGTGACGAAATTATTTATGAAATCGTTCCTTTTTGCTGCGGCGATCTTGATGAACAGAAAGAAAAAGAGTTCAAAAGACATACGACGGTCTGCAAGAAATGCGCGCAGACTTTTTTTAGAATAAAAAAAACTTTGCAATATCTTCATAAAGCTCACGACAGTATTACGCAAATGCAGAGCGTGGATTTAACCGACGACATACAAATATAACAAGGCAGGGGTCTCGTATGGAAAAAAGAAAAATTTACCTTGATAACAGCGCAACAACGCAGGTCGATGAAGAAGTAGTAAAGGAAATGCTTCCTTATTTTTCGCAAATATATGGCAACGCTTCAAGTTTTCATTCTTTCGGACGTGAAGCAAGAACAGCGCTTGATGAAGCAAGAATAAAAACCGCGTCTTTACTCAATGCCAGTGCAGAAGAAATCATATTTACCAGTTGCGGCACTGAATCCGACAATTTGGCGATATTTGGAATTTTGAACGCTTACGGTAAAAAAGGGCATATTATAACGAGCAAAATTGAACATCATGCTGTACTTCATTCATGTGAGCGTTTAGAAAAAAATGGATATGAAGTCACTTATATTGGTGTAGACAAAACCGGCAGGGTGTCTGTCGATGACGTTTTAAATGCCATAAAAGGAAATACGCTTCTCATAACTATAATGCATGCAAACAATGAAGTCGGAACGATTGAACCGATAGAAGAAATAGCTGCAGGATTAAAAATTATAAATGAAAACAGAAAAGATAAAATATACTTTCATACCGATGCCGTGCAAACTGCCGGTAAAATTAAGCTTGATGTAAAAAAGCTCGGGATAGATTTGCTTTCACTGGCGGCACATAAATTTCACGGGCCCAAAGGTATAGGTGCTTTATACGTTAAAAAAGGTACAAACATCTTACCAATAGTTTTTGGTGGTCATCATGAAAATGGTTTGCGTCCGGGAACTGAAAATGTGGCTTTTGCCAAAGCTCTGGCAAAAGCTTTGGAAATTTCAAACAGGGATATGGACACACATAATAAATACGTATTGCGTTTGAAGGAAAAGCTTAAAAAAGGAATTTTGGAAACAATTCCTGAAGTTTTTATCAACGGAAATGCCAAAAACTCCACAGCGGGCATATTAAACGTAAATTTTACTTACATTGAAGGCGAATCGCTTTTGCTGAAACTTGATATGAAGGCGATAGCCGCATCTACAGGTTCTGCCTGTGCTTCGGGTTCGTCTGATCCTTCTCATGTTTTAACGGCTCTGCGTGTTGATCCTGTTGCCGCTCAGGGAGCCATACGTTTTTCTTTAAGCCACAAAAATACCGAAGAAGAAATAAATTATGTTTTGTCAGTTTTGCCGGAGCTTGTCGAGAGTCTTCGCGCTATGTCTCCGGTATGGCAGGCAAAAAAGAACGACTAACGCCAATTTCACATGATGAGAGGAAAATTTTTGTATGAACATTAAGATTTGGGCAAAAAATCTTGTGGCGGCAAAACCTTTTGAAGTTTTTATCAGTATTGTTATAGTAGTAAATTGTTTATTTATAGGTATTGAGACGTATCTTCACAATCCAAAAATTTACATAATCCAGCAGACAGCTTTATCCATATTTATAGTTGAAATAATTTTGCGTTTTGTTGCGGCAGATGGAATAAAATCTTTTTTTAAAAGTGGCTGGAACATTTTTGATTTGTCTCTGATAATAATAAGCCTAATACCAGAATCGTTATTATCCAATCCCGCGGCCGTAACTTCTTTAAGAATTCTAAGGGTATTTAGAGTTTTAAGACTTGTAAGGACCGCTCCGGAAATAAAACTTATTATAAACGTTTTGATACGTTCTTTCAGATCACTGACTTATAATGCTTTGTTTTTCTGCATATTCTTGTATTTATTTGCGATAATGGGAGTTACTTTATTTAAACTTCCCACAGTGAATGCACAAACCCCTCCTGAAATTGTACAGGCCATGAAAGAAATAAAAATAATTGCTCCCAACAGTCCAGAAAACTCTCCGGAGTCGTATGGAACACTTCATGAATCGATGTTTACACTGTTTCGGGTTATGACCGGCGACGATTGGACTGATATACGTTATAATCTGATGAAATCTTACGAATTGAAACTTATACGCATTCCGCCTTTTATCATAACGGCTTTTCATGTAGTATGGTTTTGTTTGTCGGCATTTTTACTTTTGAATCTTGTGGTCGGTGCAATAGTAAACAATTATCAGGTTATTATGGAGGAGATGAAAAAAAGGAAAGAATCAAAAACATCTGAGAATAAGGTTGAAATTTGATAATATTTAATAAAATAAGTACAATCTATCAAATAAGTACAATCTATCAAATATATAATAAAAATGGAGGTAAAAATGTACATAGATTTTGCATCGGATTGGCCGGCATATTTTTTTATGGCAATATTTTTGGGATTTATAGTTTATGTGATTATCAAAGGACACTCTAAAGTCGTTGGAAATGGTATTGTTGCGGAAAAGTCAGGTGAGATAAAAAAGAAAAAATAAGATAATATTTTAAAAACCCCGCTTTAGCGGGGCTTTTTTTATGTATGCTTTTCAATCTTATCGTTTGAAGTGTTCATTGCTATCCACTTTTTTATTATATCTAAAAAAGGGCAATATCTATTTTGACCTTAACACATCATTTGACTAAAAATCACTTTTATTATAAAATACTACCTTGCTTGTTTTAAAGCCGAGGTGGTGGAATTGGCAGACACGTGAGACTCAAAATCTCAAGTTGCTTAGGCGGCGTGCGGGTTCAAGTCCCGCCCTCGGCATTCTATTTTTCTACAGACGAATTAAGCGCAGCATACTCGCCAGAAAAATTACTTAACAAAGTTTAATATGGAGCAAAAGCAAATCAATTTTTGCTGTCAACGTTCAAAAAATATTTTGATTTTTCTTGATTTGTCTATGCTGCTTATGTTTCAGTAAAAAGTATGCTAAAATATAGTATATGAGTGATATTTATAATGAAATCAGCAAACTAGCGGCACAATATTCTGATAACTTAAAGAAAGCTATTGATGACCGTTTGGAAGAAATGAAATCTGATGACAATTCACATTACTTAATCTATCAAGTTCTAGGCATTTCCGTCCGAGAAGGCAGGCTAATAGATGAATATCAAAATAAAGGCCGCTTCTTATACAAATATGCAGGTTCTTTCTTGGAAGAAGCAG harbors:
- a CDS encoding IscS subfamily cysteine desulfurase → MEKRKIYLDNSATTQVDEEVVKEMLPYFSQIYGNASSFHSFGREARTALDEARIKTASLLNASAEEIIFTSCGTESDNLAIFGILNAYGKKGHIITSKIEHHAVLHSCERLEKNGYEVTYIGVDKTGRVSVDDVLNAIKGNTLLITIMHANNEVGTIEPIEEIAAGLKIINENRKDKIYFHTDAVQTAGKIKLDVKKLGIDLLSLAAHKFHGPKGIGALYVKKGTNILPIVFGGHHENGLRPGTENVAFAKALAKALEISNRDMDTHNKYVLRLKEKLKKGILETIPEVFINGNAKNSTAGILNVNFTYIEGESLLLKLDMKAIAASTGSACASGSSDPSHVLTALRVDPVAAQGAIRFSLSHKNTEEEINYVLSVLPELVESLRAMSPVWQAKKND
- a CDS encoding ion transporter — translated: MNIKIWAKNLVAAKPFEVFISIVIVVNCLFIGIETYLHNPKIYIIQQTALSIFIVEIILRFVAADGIKSFFKSGWNIFDLSLIIISLIPESLLSNPAAVTSLRILRVFRVLRLVRTAPEIKLIINVLIRSFRSLTYNALFFCIFLYLFAIMGVTLFKLPTVNAQTPPEIVQAMKEIKIIAPNSPENSPESYGTLHESMFTLFRVMTGDDWTDIRYNLMKSYELKLIRIPPFIITAFHVVWFCLSAFLLLNLVVGAIVNNYQVIMEEMKKRKESKTSENKVEI